Proteins from one Gaiella occulta genomic window:
- a CDS encoding biotin/lipoyl-containing protein, producing the protein MATVKLPKLGEMVESAVIVEWYVVEGAHVERDAPLVRVETDKVEMDVPAPVAGTVLRLMAVEDEEVPVGGPICQLEMA; encoded by the coding sequence GTGGCCACCGTGAAACTGCCGAAGCTGGGCGAGATGGTCGAGAGCGCCGTCATCGTCGAGTGGTACGTCGTCGAGGGAGCGCACGTCGAGCGCGACGCACCGCTTGTTCGCGTCGAGACGGACAAGGTGGAGATGGACGTCCCCGCTCCGGTGGCGGGCACCGTCCTCCGGCTGATGGCAGTCGAGGACGAGGAGGTTCCCGTCGGAGGTCCGATCTGTCAACTCGAGATGGCGTAG
- a CDS encoding thiamine pyrophosphate-dependent dehydrogenase E1 component subunit alpha has protein sequence MDSVIADEAVQRRRSVRSSALARLERMIEIRLVEERIRDLHREGKAWGTTHCADGQEAVAVGLAAAARPDDLVVCTHRTHHIGLALGVTPESLIAENIGRASGALGGLGGSMHLTATEVGLLHSIPIIGAMIPVAAGAALAAQVLGDERVAVAVFGDGGVNIGAFHESLNLAAVWRLPVVFLCENNVYAEYTASAETTPVPIATRADAYGMPSAVLDGQNVEAVREGLEQAFVRARAGDGPTLVEVATYRYGGHSASDQSPYRRDGELERWLERDPIAVQVAHLEALGEIGDLDALRRQVTARVDAATEAALAAPEPELAAMFANVLAPGPAPV, from the coding sequence ATGGACTCGGTCATCGCCGACGAGGCAGTGCAGCGGCGCAGGTCCGTGCGCTCGAGCGCGCTGGCGCGGCTCGAGCGGATGATCGAGATTCGCCTCGTGGAAGAGCGAATCCGCGACCTCCATCGAGAAGGGAAGGCCTGGGGGACTACGCACTGCGCTGACGGTCAAGAGGCGGTCGCGGTCGGGCTCGCGGCGGCGGCTCGCCCCGACGACCTGGTCGTGTGCACCCACCGAACGCACCACATCGGGCTCGCGCTCGGTGTGACGCCAGAGTCGCTGATCGCGGAGAACATCGGCCGCGCTTCGGGCGCGCTCGGCGGGCTCGGCGGCTCCATGCACCTGACGGCGACCGAGGTCGGACTGTTGCACTCGATCCCCATCATCGGCGCGATGATCCCGGTCGCCGCCGGAGCTGCGCTGGCGGCGCAGGTGCTCGGCGACGAGCGGGTCGCGGTCGCGGTCTTCGGGGACGGCGGGGTCAACATCGGCGCCTTCCACGAGAGCCTGAACCTCGCCGCCGTCTGGCGCCTGCCCGTGGTCTTCCTCTGCGAGAACAACGTCTACGCCGAGTACACCGCCTCGGCCGAGACGACACCGGTGCCGATCGCAACGCGCGCCGATGCTTACGGGATGCCGTCCGCGGTGCTCGATGGGCAGAACGTGGAGGCCGTGCGCGAGGGGCTCGAGCAGGCGTTCGTCAGGGCGCGCGCCGGAGACGGGCCGACGCTCGTCGAAGTCGCCACGTACCGGTACGGAGGGCACTCCGCCTCCGACCAGAGCCCGTACCGCCGGGACGGAGAGCTCGAGCGCTGGCTCGAGCGCGACCCGATCGCCGTGCAGGTGGCCCATCTCGAGGCGCTGGGGGAGATCGGCGACCTCGACGCGCTGCGGCGGCAGGTGACCGCCCGCGTCGACGCAGCGACCGAGGCTGCGCTCGCAGCGCCAGAGCCGGAGCTCGCCGCCATGTTCGCCAACGTGCTCGCTCCCGGCCCGGCACCAGTTTGA
- a CDS encoding glycosyltransferase yields the protein MSIGVPVYNGERYLEQALASLVSQTFGDIEIIVCDNGSTDATARISQVFARRDERVSVHRSEVNRGAAWNYNRALALARGRYFKWAAHDDLCGPTYIERCVEVLDRAPMSVVVAYPRTVIVDESGKPVGTYEDGLDLRQARPHERVAVLIRNLVLSNAVFGLMRTDVLRGTRGHGSYISADYVLLVELALAGQFWEIPEPLFFRRAHEGTSRAANRTSAEVAEWFDPGSGDEKTTEFLRLFAEYLLAIERADLSRADRLAVYRSTVPLWLRRFHGSMRRELLEQAASSLRIRSRNRSAEREDAQNRMAVSQSPVRLAVPVGVHELVRRVIWQVAPDYAPKIGIHVDPTLTIDADVVGMETIVANLISNAVRYGDVPITVSVDAGDEFTLTVEDSGRGVADAFTSHLFEAFARSEESREEAAGAGLGLAVARMAAEAAGGSLVYERARTGGACFRLVYPGSVLRRHASPKPAADRHAPQPHAAPHADTGIYALQRAA from the coding sequence GTGAGCATCGGCGTCCCGGTGTACAACGGCGAGCGCTATCTCGAGCAGGCGCTTGCTTCGCTTGTATCGCAGACGTTCGGAGATATCGAGATCATCGTCTGCGACAACGGCTCCACGGACGCTACCGCGCGCATCAGCCAGGTGTTTGCTCGGCGTGACGAACGGGTTTCCGTGCACCGCTCGGAGGTGAACCGAGGGGCGGCGTGGAACTACAACCGTGCCCTTGCTCTTGCCCGGGGCCGGTACTTCAAGTGGGCCGCGCATGACGACCTCTGCGGCCCAACCTATATCGAGAGGTGTGTCGAGGTTCTCGACAGGGCTCCCATGTCCGTCGTCGTCGCGTACCCCCGTACGGTCATCGTCGATGAGAGCGGGAAACCGGTCGGTACGTACGAGGACGGGCTGGACCTTCGTCAGGCACGGCCGCACGAACGGGTTGCCGTCCTCATCCGCAACCTCGTTCTGAGCAATGCCGTCTTTGGCCTCATGCGCACCGACGTACTGCGGGGAACGCGCGGCCACGGCTCCTACATCTCTGCCGACTACGTGCTTCTGGTCGAGCTGGCGCTCGCTGGTCAGTTCTGGGAGATCCCGGAACCTCTGTTCTTCCGCCGGGCGCACGAGGGCACATCCCGCGCGGCAAACCGCACATCTGCCGAGGTAGCAGAGTGGTTCGATCCTGGAAGCGGCGACGAAAAGACGACCGAGTTCCTCCGTCTCTTCGCCGAGTACCTTCTGGCCATCGAGCGCGCCGACCTGAGCAGGGCCGACAGGCTCGCCGTCTACCGATCCACGGTTCCGCTCTGGCTTCGGCGGTTCCACGGGAGCATGCGCCGCGAGCTGCTCGAGCAGGCTGCTTCCTCGTTGCGCATCAGGAGCCGCAACCGCTCGGCCGAAAGAGAGGACGCGCAGAACCGGATGGCCGTCTCACAGTCGCCCGTCAGGCTTGCCGTCCCTGTGGGAGTGCATGAACTGGTCCGCCGGGTCATCTGGCAGGTGGCTCCCGATTATGCACCGAAGATCGGTATCCACGTTGACCCGACGTTGACCATCGATGCCGATGTCGTGGGGATGGAGACGATCGTCGCGAACCTGATCTCGAACGCCGTGCGGTACGGGGACGTGCCGATCACCGTCTCCGTCGACGCCGGCGACGAGTTCACGCTGACAGTCGAGGACAGCGGACGCGGTGTCGCAGACGCCTTCACGTCTCACCTCTTCGAGGCTTTCGCACGGAGCGAAGAGTCACGCGAGGAGGCGGCAGGGGCTGGACTCGGCCTTGCCGTCGCGCGCATGGCGGCCGAGGCAGCCGGAGGAAGCCTGGTCTACGAGCGCGCTCGAACCGGCGGGGCGTGCTTCCGCCTGGTGTATCCGGGCTCCGTCCTGCGGCGGCACGCGTCCCCGAAGCCTGCCGCCGACCGCCATGCTCCCCAGCCACATGCCGCTCCGCACGCCGACACAGGCATCTACGCCCTTCAACGCGCCGCATAG
- a CDS encoding type II toxin-antitoxin system PemK/MazF family toxin produces MVRGEVFHLPPRRGARGHEQRGARYAVIVQADEFLELSTTLVAPTSASARPASFRPAITIGGRETRVLVEQTTVVDPRRLGRPAGRLDAGELRAVDEALGLILGL; encoded by the coding sequence ATGGTCCGCGGCGAGGTCTTCCACCTGCCCCCGCGGCGCGGAGCGCGCGGCCATGAACAGCGCGGTGCCCGCTACGCGGTGATCGTGCAGGCCGACGAGTTCCTCGAGCTCAGCACCACGCTCGTCGCGCCAACCTCGGCGAGCGCGCGGCCGGCGAGCTTCCGCCCGGCGATCACGATCGGCGGACGCGAGACGCGTGTTCTCGTCGAACAGACGACCGTGGTCGACCCGCGGCGCCTCGGCCGGCCGGCGGGGCGCCTCGACGCGGGCGAGCTGCGCGCCGTGGACGAGGCGCTCGGCCTCATCCTCGGCCTCTGA
- a CDS encoding CopG family ribbon-helix-helix protein — translation MAVLSSRRLTRPFGLVSDATRVGDRPQVRRPATRDQKPVRINMAKKTHGTTASGVPITDELVAELAEKAEAGYGVDEILRRRGGRPPIGSVAATVESVRLDPDLREALSRRAERDHETTSSVIRKALREYLDVA, via the coding sequence ATGGCCGTCCTCTCCTCTCGACGATTGACTAGACCGTTCGGTCTAGTCAGCGACGCTACACGGGTCGGCGACCGGCCGCAAGTGCGCCGTCCCGCAACCCGCGACCAGAAGCCCGTACGGATCAACATGGCGAAGAAGACGCACGGCACGACCGCGAGCGGCGTGCCGATCACGGATGAGCTGGTTGCCGAGCTGGCCGAGAAGGCCGAGGCCGGGTATGGCGTCGACGAGATCCTGCGCCGCCGAGGCGGGCGCCCACCGATCGGCTCAGTCGCCGCGACCGTCGAGTCTGTCCGGCTCGATCCCGACCTGCGAGAGGCGCTCTCCCGGCGCGCGGAACGCGATCACGAGACCACATCGTCCGTGATCCGCAAGGCGCTGCGCGAGTACCTCGATGTCGCCTGA
- a CDS encoding cupin domain-containing protein, translating into MRIAKEKVDVRLEIPGAVIRQQTGFGDVSGFDTLSGEYFSLSAGVDTTPLFEGLEGDLCQCPHWGFVLHGQLTTTDANGARETVEAGDLFHWPPGHNVKVDADAEIVMFSPQREHSHVIDHMIAKVGG; encoded by the coding sequence ATGCGGATAGCGAAGGAGAAGGTCGACGTGCGGTTGGAGATTCCGGGCGCCGTGATCCGTCAGCAGACGGGGTTCGGCGACGTGAGCGGCTTCGACACGCTCAGCGGCGAGTACTTCTCGCTCTCCGCCGGCGTCGACACGACACCGCTCTTCGAGGGCCTGGAGGGCGACCTCTGCCAGTGCCCCCACTGGGGCTTCGTGCTGCACGGACAGCTGACGACGACCGATGCGAATGGCGCGCGTGAGACGGTCGAGGCCGGGGACCTGTTCCACTGGCCGCCCGGGCACAACGTCAAGGTCGACGCCGACGCGGAGATCGTGATGTTCAGTCCGCAGCGGGAGCACAGCCACGTGAT